One part of the Trypanosoma brucei brucei TREU927 chromosome 4, complete sequence genome encodes these proteins:
- a CDS encoding zinc carboxypeptidase, putative (metallo-peptidase, Clan MC, Family M14: curated by J. Mottram.) — protein sequence MMVEAKVQKSLINSESLAGAARGTALGDAREEDPANWAPSPPPNNQREFEFPEDGLSFSSKFDSGNLIQVERTGPFRYLMYTAPDCGNSPQQTNNRQWFHFAIRGGTKGCVLAFTFVGMMHCKMFTYGWMPVVSVCPGKPQYCRLPGRAIVTPLEVMPPTPGYPGFVLKPWAKKGGDGEPEAYGGDEDAEAKGCSEGGMPEINDLTVAGGQTGTKKKKKDQYVAMNLTFDVRIDAETPLKSPYPLGHPQCPAIYVASNHPYSYTTLQQNIKVWKQLASGIMDTTDVSELSGSGKATPYTTDVYFSHEILCKSLDGLNVDLLTITDYLGVSEKRVPLFSNGEAPYSSVRGETSRPHLFSGKLAVVLTARVHPGECPSSHMMHGCIEFLLNKGDPRAEALRSHFVFYIVPMINPDGVARGHTRVDTEGVNLNRAYRTPSKRRHPAPYHIRGLLDSLSETKGKLALFIDMHAHSNKRGMFFYGNSMDAPELLQCLLYTKLVSLNTPYFEFQSCNFSEANMFATGKTGEGRDNSSRVTLYQRTGMIHSYTIEASHVVGNALNGVAALMNSPVEEAEVQQNGTCPRYTTAMFGDVGKALLVALLDLKGWNPMSRLTATAYHNPRGLLMALQRQLQIEIAERYFKLAFMNGGQVALARDSTGDPLVTVMDAMKAEELPEAITIKDGRVFPPLTVKGVPSFLPYDQAVQLLSHTHPSMPPRSFVCGMVRRAMIVSGGSGSGPLRSFCNPNTGIVVAGSGTSVATAAGRRGLLGANRTSFS from the coding sequence ATGATGGTAGAAGCAAAGGTGCAGAAAAGTCTTATTAACAGTGAATCGCTTGCGGGGGCGGCCCGTGGCACGGCGTTGGGAGACGCCAGGGAAGAGGATCCAGCCAATTGGGCGccctcaccaccaccaaacaACCAGCGGGAGTTTGAGTTCCCGGAAGATGGTCTTTCGTTCTCCTCAAAATTTGACAGCGGGAATTTGATTCAGGTTGAACGCACGGGACCTTTTCGTTACCTGATGTACACTGCTCCCGACTGTGGTAATTCCCCTCAGCAAACCAACAACCGTCAGTGGTTTCACTTTGCCATTCGTGGTGGAACCAAAGGTTGCGTACTTGCTTTTACCTTTGTGGGTATGATGCACTGCAAAATGTTTACATACGGTTGGATGCCCGTCGTCTCCGTCTGCCCAGGGAAACCGCAGTACTGCCGCCTTCCCGGTCGTGCTATCGTTACGCCATTAGAAGTGATGCCACCAACGCCCGGCTACCCGGGATTTGTGTTAAAACCTTGGGCAAAGAAGGGAGGTGACGGGGAACCGGAGGCGTACGGTGGCGATGAGGATGCCGAGGCGAAGGGTTGCTCAGAAGGTGGTATGCCAGAAATTAACGATCTAACGGTTGCTGGTGGGCaaacaggaacaaaaaagaaaaagaaggatcaATATGTCGCAATGAACTTAACATTCGATGTCCGCATTGATGCTGAGACACCTCTCAAGTCACCATATCCGCTAGGTCATCCGCAATGCCCAGCTATCTACGTGGCCAGTAATCATCCGTATTCCTATACAACTCTGCAACAAAACATTAAAGTTTGGAAGCAGCTGGCCTCTGGAATTATGGATACCACGGATGTTAGTGAACTGTCTGGAAGCGGCAAGGCTACGCCCTATACTACAGACGTATACTTCTCTCATGAGATATTGTGTAAGTCATTAGATGGATTGAACGTTGATTTGCTTACCATCACGGACTATCTTGGTGTTTCTGAGAAACGTGTTCCTCTATTTAGCAACGGTGAGGCACCGTATTCTTCTGTACGGGGTGAGACGTCCCGCCCTCACTTGTTTTCTGGAAAGCTCGCTGTTGTTCTCACGGCGCGTGTGCATCCGGGGGAATGCCCGTCGAGCCACATGATGCACGGCTGCATTGAGTTCCTTCTTAACAAAGGTGACCCGCGTGCAGAAGCGCTGCGTTCACACTTTGTGTTTTATATTGTGCCAATGATTAATCCCGATGGTGTAGCACGTGGTCACACACGCGTCGACACAGAGGGTGTGAACCTTAACCGCGCATATAGAACACCATCTAAGCGTCGTCACCCGGCACCGTATCATATTAGAGGTTTGTTGGATTCCCTCAgcgaaacaaaggggaaacTCGCCTTGTTCATTGATATGCACGCCCACTCCAACAAGCGCGGGATGTTCTTCTATGGGAACTCGATGGATGCACCGGAGCTGTTGCAATGCCTCTTGTACACAAAGCTTGTGTCCTTGAATACACCTTACTTTGAATTTCAGTCATGCAACTTCTCTGAGGCGAACATGTTTGCTACGGGAAAGACGGGTGAGGGTCGCGACAATTCTAGCCGAGTGACGTTATATCAAAGAACCGGTATGATTCATAGCTACACGATTGAGGCTTCTCATGTCGTGGGAAACGCTCTTAACGGTGTCGCAGCTCTCATGAATTCACCAGTTGAGGAGGCTGAAGTGCAGCAAAATGGGACATGTCCTCGGTATACCACTGCAATGTTTGGAGATGTTGGAAAGGCACTTCTTGTGGCACTACTTGACTTGAAGGGATGGAACCCGATGAGCCGTCTAACTGCAACTGCGTACCATAACCCAAGAGGTTTACTGATGGCTCTGCAACGGCAGTTACAAATAGAAATAGCGGAGCGTTACTTCAAGTTAGCGTTCATGAATGGTGGTCAGGTAGCACTCGCGCGTGACTCCACCGGTGACCCACTCGTTACTGTGATGGATGCGATGAAGGCAGAAGAGCTTCCTGAAGCGATCACCATTAAAGATGGTCGGGTATTTCCGCCTCTAACGGTTAAGGGGGTTCCGAGTTTTCTTCCATATGATCAGGCGGTTCAGTTGTTGTCACACACTCACCCATCGATGCCGCCTCGCTCATTTGTATGCGGAATGGTGAGGCGGGCAATGATAGTGTCAGGAGGAAGTGGATCAGGTCCTCTACGCTCCTTTTGTAATCCCAACACCGGCATCGTAGTCGCTGGAAGCGGCACCAGCGTTGCAACTGCTGCAGGGCGGAGGGGTCTACTGGGGGCCAATCGTACTTCATTCTCTTGA
- a CDS encoding selenocysteine-tRNA-specific elongation factor, putative (similar to SP:Q9JHW4: Selenocysteine-specific elongation factor (Elongation factor sec)(mSelB). {Mus musculus}; similar to Selenocysteine-specific elongation factor (Elongation factor sec). (Swiss-Prot:P57772) [Homo sapiens;]), whose amino-acid sequence MTEVNDVASVNINIGILGHVDSGKTSLARALSSTASTAAFDKSPESQRRGITLDLGFSATCVPTEGIAPDLFNAGIQQVQCTFVDCPGHASLIRTVLGGAQIIDMMILVIDACKGIQTQTAECIVIGEVLCKPLVLVINKVDAIQGSTSEEKRAAIDKLRKRLQKTFERTRWPSVAMVEVAAAPRREESGGTTCEGCMMSPINVEKVLPAVLSLVDADTIKRNKEAPLRPEDFVMMVDHCFALKGQGTVFTGTILRGQVSVGDSVVIPESHVVKKVKGLQVFRKPVQMARRGDRVGLSVVQFDAEGMERGLLCSALQQQQRQRSRADQAVHPVPVFESASVMVAEVSRVRFHQLPCNVHTKFHINIGHSTVMGTMRFFSRPTVCLPSDSQAGEELAEEPPFDLMQESQYVEELGEEAFITFECPSEDKHRWPGRPIAVKRGPLTYFAIVLLEKPILAAIGTPLIAARLDVERENMCRIALAGRVRALLHDDKDDAVMWRSMPIVRYKSRSLVVERVVSDRSCIASGVVTSEMHEARSGGGMSTNKKERDTKVKDALHAEVQKFIGLTVYFRPTSGDDGCCVNENGPGGLREGIIDSAFGKTGKVKLVFKEPVFAVDDRGAEAGKGKRNEVIFLSEGVVELTLKKYPLALHSQLQQ is encoded by the coding sequence ATGACAGAAGTTAATGATGTTGCCTCTGTAAACATTAACATCGGAATTCTAGGTCATGTAGACAGTGGAAAGACATCGCTTGCACGCGCGCTTTCATCAACTGCTTCAACAGCAGCATTTGACAAGAGTCCTGAGAGTCAGCGCCGAGGCATAACACTCGACCTTGGCTTTAGCGCCACTTGCGTTCCTACGGAGGGCATTGCGCCGGATTTGTTTAACGCTGGTATTCAACAGGTCCAATGTACTTTTGTTGATTGCCCCGGACACGCATCGCTCATTCGTACTGTATTGGGAGGGGCGCAAATTATAGACATGATGATTCTTGTCATTGATGCTTGCAAGGGTATACAGACGCAGACAGCGGAGTGCATAGTGATTGGCGAGGTCCTGTGCAAACCACTCGTCCTTGTGATCAACAAAGTTGACGCTATCCAGGGGTCTACGAGCGAAGAGAAGCGGGCAGCAATCGATAAACTGCGGAAGCGCCTGCAAAAGACATTCGAACGAACCAGATGGCCATCTGTGGCGATGGTTGAGGTCGCTGCCGCACCGCGTCGCGAAGAGTCGGGTGGTACAACGTGTGAGGGCTGTATGATGAGTCCAATCAACGTGGAGAAGGTGTTACCGGCCGTCCTGAGCCTTGTCGACGCGGATACGATcaaaagaaataaggaaGCTCCGTTGAGGCCGGAGGACTTTGTGATGATGGTTGACCACTGCTTTGCATTGAAAGGCCAAGGTACCGTGTTCACCGGCACCATTCTCCGCGGACAGGTAAGCGTAGGGGACAGCGTTGTCATTCCTGAGTCTCATGTggtaaagaaagtgaaggggTTGCAAGTGTTCCGCAAGCCCGTGCAGATGGCCCGCCGTGGTGACCGCGTTGGACTCTCTGTTGTACAGTTTGATGCTGAAGGAATGGAGCGCGGTTTGCTTTGTAgtgcgctgcagcagcaacagcggcagcggaGCCGCGCAGACCAGGCGGTTCATCCTGTGCCAGTGTTTGAAAGTGCCTCTGTGATGGTTGCGGAGGTTAGTCGTGTTCGGTTCCATCAGCTGCCGTGCAACGTGCACACCAAGTTTCATATAAACATTGGTcactctacggtgatgggaACCATGCGGTTTTTCAGTCGCCCGACTGTTTGCCTCCCCAGCGACTCGCAAGCTGGGGAGGAATTAGCGGAGGAGCCCCCTTTCGACCTAATGCAAGAAAGTCAGTACGTGGAGGAGTTGGGTGAGGAGGCGTTCATCACGTTTGAATGCCCTTCCGAAGACAAGCATCGGTGGCCCGGCCGACCCATCGCTGTCAAGCGTGGGCCGTTGACATATTTCGCCATCGTACTGCTTGAGAAACCCATCTTGGCAGCTATTGGGACCCCACTAATAGCGGCCCGACTTGACGTGGAACGAGAAAACATGTGCCGGATAGCACTCGCGGGGCGCGTCCGTGCGCTTCTGCATGATGATAAAGACGATGCCGTGATGTGGCGGTCGATGCCCATCGTTCGATACAAGTCCCGGTCGTTAGTAGTGGAACGCGTGGTGAGTGACAGGTCGTGTATTGCCAGTGGCGTCGTTACTTCGGAGATGCATGAGGCTAGGAGCGGTGGTGGTATGAGCACCAataagaaggagagggaTACGAAAGTTAAGGATGCACTTCATGCTGAGGTACAGAAATTCATTGGGCTTACGGTTTACTTTCGGCCAACGAGCGGGGATGATGGATGCTGCGTTAATGAGAACGGGCCGGGGGGCTTAAGGGAAGGCATCATTGACTCCGCGTTCGGCAAGACGGGGAAGGTGAAACTGGTATTCAAGGAACCCGTATTCGCTGTGGACGACCGAGGGGCGGAAGCCGGTAAAGGAAAGCGAAACGAAGTGATCTTCCTTTCTGAGGGCGTTGTGGAGCTCACGCTGAAAAAATACCCACTTGCACTCCACAGTCAGCTTCAGCAGTAG